In Daucus carota subsp. sativus chromosome 4, DH1 v3.0, whole genome shotgun sequence, one DNA window encodes the following:
- the LOC108218865 gene encoding histone-lysine N-methyltransferase, H3 lysine-9 specific SUVH1, which translates to MDRGSNYNPTGPIDKSRVLDVKPLRSLKPIFSPQMGSSQTGPFPGVPPTGPFAPGGPSFFPFASGNESQRASGFANVIPSPVPLNSFRTPDTQYSNGNAGPSKTRGRPRKGRTEDDYGASDLGENLDDPSSGRKQRGSSHKRAKGPANLSSVQVSIDDTLDQFLRAFKLTALESHQQADGNKELVARVLLTYNLFRRRLFQICEAKEDIPGGTNRPDLKAATTLMNKGARTNSTKRVGPVPGVEVGDIFFFRMEMCMVGMHAPTMAGIDYMTVKLSADDEPVAVSVVSSGGYEDDGEDGDVLIYSGQGGVQRKDGQIFDQKLERGNLALEKSLHRANVVRVIRGVKDVPNGTGKIYIYDGLYKIHESWVDKGKGGCSVFKYKFVRVPGQPEAFTLWKSIEHWKAGSGTRIGVILPDLTSGEETLPVSLVNDIDDEKGPAYFTYSSTLKYDKPFDLPVPSSGCACHGGCQAGDANCPCVQRNEGFLPYNSLGVVLNYNSLIHECGSSCLCPPNCRNRVSQAGLKVRLEVFRTKDKGWGLRSWDPIRSGMFICQYAGDVIDASSIMDLGSEHEEYIFDATRAYPSLDYTSNGSAEVPFPLVISAKNTGNVARFINHSCSPNVFWQPVLRDSGDKTYLHVGFYSIGHIPPMQELAFDYGIPKSDRAALRRKRCLCGSLNCKGYFY; encoded by the coding sequence ATGGATCGAGGTTCAAACTATAATCCGACAGGTCCTATTGACAAGTCTAGGGTTTTGGATGTGAAACCATTAAGAAGTCTCAAACCAATATTTTCGCCGCAAATGGGCTCATCTCAGACCGGTCCATTCCCAGGTGTCCCTCCAACTGGTCCGTTTGCGCCTGGCGGTCCATCCTTTTTCCCTTTTGCTTCCGGAAATGAGTCACAGAGAGCTTCTGGGTTTGCAAATGTCATACCCTCGCCAGTTCCGTTGAACTCTTTTAGAACTCCAGACACACAATATTCAAATGGAAATGCAGGGCCATCGAAAACACGAGGCAGGCCTCGAAAAGGTAGAACTGAAGATGACTACGGAGCTTCTGATCTGGGTGAAAATTTAGATGACCCAAGTAGCGGAAGGAAGCAAAGAGGTAGCTCTCATAAAAGGGCAAAGGGTCCTGCTAATCTTTCCTCGGTTCAAGTAAGCATTGATGATACTCTTGATCAGTTCTTGAGAGCATTTAAGCTAACAGCATTGGAATCCCATCAACAAGCTGATGGGAATAAGGAATTAGTTGCAAGAGTACTCCTGACATATAATCTGTTTCGGAGAAGACTTTTTCAGATTTGTGAAGCTAAGGAGGATATTCCGGGGGGTACCAATCGTCCAGACTTAAAGGCTGCTACAACTTTAATGAATAAGGGGGCCAGGACAAATAGCACGAAGAGGGTTGGACCTGTACCTGGAGTTGAAGTAGGTGACATATTCTTTTTCAGGATGGAAATGTGCATGGTAGGAATGCATGCCCCGACAATGGCTGGGATAGATTATATGACTGTCAAACTGTCtgctgatgatgaacctgtggCTGTAAGTGTTGTTTCTTCAGGAGGATATGAAGATGATGGTGAGGATGGGGATGTCCTAATCTATAGCGGGCAAGGTGGAGTTCAAAGGAAAGATGGTCAAATATTTGATCAGAAACTTGAAAGGGGTAACCTTGCTTTGGAAAAGAGCTTGCATAGGGCTAATGTTGTTAGAGTTATAAGGGGGGTGAAGGATGTCCCTAATGGAACTGGGAAGATATACATCTATGATGGCCTTTATAAAATACACGAGTCATGGGTAGATAAAGGAAAAGGTGGTTGTAGTGTTTTTAAGTACAAGTTTGTTCGAGTGCCTGGTCAGCCTGAAGCATTTACGTTGTGGAAATCAATTGAACACTGGAAGGCAGGATCTGGTACAAGGATTGGTGTTATTCTGCCTGATCTTACTTCAGGGGAAGAAACTCTACCTGTATCTCTCGTAAATGACATAGATGATGAAAAGGGTCCAGCATATTTCACATATTCTTCAACTCTCAAGTATGATAAACCATTTGATTTGCCCGTTCCATCATCAGGCTGTGCTTGCCATGGTGGATGCCAAGCTGGTGATGCAAATTGCCCCTGTGTTCAAAGGAATGAAGGTTTTCTTCCATACAATTCACTTGGCGTAGTTTTAAATTACAATTCCTTGATACATGAGTGTGGTTCTTCTTGTTTATGCCCTCCAAACTGCCGAAACCGGGTTTCTCAAGCAGGATTAAAAGTTCGGTTGGAGGTGTTTAGAACGAAAGATAAAGGTTGGGGACTTAGATCCTGGGATCCCATCCGCAGTGGAATGTTTATTTGTCAGTATGCTGGAGATGTTATTGATGCATCCAGTATTATGGACCTTGGAAGTGAACATGAAGAGTATATATTTGATGCTACCAGGGCATATCCTTCACTGGACTACACTTCTAATGGGTCTGCAGAAGTTCCCTTCCCCCTAGTTATCAGTGCTAAGAATACTGGGAATGTGGCTCGCTTTATTAATCACAGCTGTTCTCCTAATGTTTTCTGGCAGCCAGTTTTGAGAGATAGTGGAGATAAAACTTATCTTCATGTTGGTTTTTATTCTATTGGACACATTCCTCCCATGCAAGAGCTGGCATTTGATTATGGGATACCTAAATCTGACAGAGCTGCACTGAGGAGGAAGAGATGCTTATGCGGATCTTTGAATTGTAAGGGTTACTTTTATTGA